Genomic window (Nitrospirota bacterium):
ACTTTCAGCAGCGCTATTCAGCGAGATCACGTTTAAGAAAGGACGCGTGATACAGGGCAATTTTAACAATTACAAACTCATGCGCATGAGAAATATGCCGGTTGTGGAGGTCCACATCATGCCGAGTCAGGAGAAATCCGGTGGCGTTGGAGAACCCGGGGTGCCGCCCATTGCCGCAGCGGTGTCGAATGCGCTTTTTACAATTACCGGTAAACGCATTCATCGTCTGCCGATACGGGCAGAGGATGTGAAGGCATAGAATACTGATTATGAGCAGGCATGGTTAAAAAACATCTTGAACGCGATAATTTTTTGAAATTGCCTGCCTGAAGATGTCATTCCCGCTTGCCGGGAATCTTCTTTAGAAGGGATTCAGTGCAGCCATCTATGACCGGCTAAGGTATCGCACAATATATTTTTTAACCATGCCTGCTCATAAATACAAATCAGGAGTATTTGGATATGGAAATTTATGAAGAGATAATCAGGTTGAAAAATGAGGGAAGGGCGTGCGTTGTTGCGACTATAGTGCAGTGCATCGGCTCATCGCCTCAGAGGGAAGGGGCCAAGATGCTCGTTCGGGACGACGGCTCCATTATGGGGACCCTTGGAGGCGGATGCATCGAAGCGGAAGTAGTGCAGGCTTCATTGATGGCGCTGAAAAACGGCGCTCCGCAGACCATCCCGTTTGAGCTCACTGAAAAACACGGGGGCCTTGTCTGCGGGGGGAAGGTCCTTGTCTTTATTGAACCGGTCATACGCGAGCCGCGTCTCGTGATACTTGGCGCGGGACATGTGGGGAAGGCGCTTTCGGCAGTGGCAAGGTTTTCAGGTTTTCATGTAACGGTCAGTGATGACAGGGAAGAACACGCAAACAGGAAAAACGTCCCCCATGCGCATGATATTGTCGTTCATGAATTCGGTAGCATATTCGCCAAACTCGATAATGATAAAAATACATACATTGTGATCGCTACAAGGGGACACAATCACGACCTCGATGCATTGAGGGCCGCGCTAAAAACAGAGGCATGTTATGTAGGGCTGCTTGGCAGCAGGCGTAAAAAGGCACTGCTTTTCAAAACACTCCGGGATGAAGGACATTCGGAAGAAGCAGTGAGCAGGATCATTACTCCCGTTGGACTCTCCATCGGTTCTGTGACGCCTGAGGAGATAGCTATAAGCATTATGGCGCAGATCATTCAGCACAGGAGGGAAAATGCCCTATCAGGTCTCAGCGATCTGTCTTGCAGCAGGCTCATCAAAGAGGATGGGCCAATCGAAACAACTCCTTCCACTTAAAGATAAGCCGATGATAAGGCACTGTCTCGACGCCCTGATATCATCAGGAATAAAAGATATCGTCGTAGTGCTTGGCAGCGGGGATATGCGCACGGTCATGGCGGTGAAGGGACTCCCGGTGTATATCGTGTTCAATAATGTTCCAGAAAGCGATATGGCTGGATCCGTGAGGACCGGCCTGAAGTCGGTACTGAATTCATCTACCGGCGTACTGATAAGCCTTGCGGACCAGCCGCTTGTTTCGGTCGAGACGATAAAAACCCTTGTCGCCCATCACGAAGAGGGACCGGACAAGATCCTGATCCCGCAATATGAAACAAAGAAAGGCCACCCCGTGCTCTTGCCGAAAAATCTGCTGGAAGATATTTTCCCCGACGGCACACTGAGAGATATTATCAGAAAGCATTCCGACAGAGTCATCCTTGTCCCGGTAACTGATGAAGGTGTAATTATTGATGTTGATACAACGGAAGATTACAACAGGATACTAAAGATCGTAACGAATGAACCTGGTCTGCCGTAAAATATCACTTTGTTACACGTCTCCACTTCGGCTTTTTCGAGAATTGCATCTCCGTGCTGCCTGAGAAAATCAGGTCTTCCTGCGGTCTATGACGTAGCGGCTTTCGTTGGATCTCTTGGCAAGCTTTTTCAGTTCGGCTGCCACTTCCGCAACCTTCCCGTGATGCCGGATTTTCGGTGAATCAGCCTGGACCACGCCGATAGCTATTCCCAATAAGGGGAACTTCTGTTCATGGCCCTTTCTGTCTTTGGCGATATAATAGCTTTTTTCTTTTTCCTCGCATCCGAAAAGGTCGGAGATAATGATGTTGAAGTTGGCTATGATCGTTTTGCAGATCCCCTCGGCATGGTCAAATGGCACTATAAATACAAAATCATCACCCCCGATATGGCCCGCGAACCCTCCGCTTTCCCTGACCGCGTTTGACATTATCCTTGCAACCATCCTTATTACCTCATCGCCCCGGCTGAACCCGTAAGTATCATTGAACGGCTTGAAGTTGTTTATGTCCGCGTAGCAGACCGCCATCGGTTTGCCCAGCGCTTTTTCTATCTCCTGGTGGATGGATGTGTTGCCGGGAAGTTTTGTGAGCGGGTTATTGTCAAATATTCTCTGTATCCTGTGCGCCGCAAGTGAGATGCGGCTGAAAAGCTCCGGGTATTTAACAGGAAGGGTGATAAAATCATCGAGTGGATAATTCTCCCAGTTGAATGATTCACTCGTGTTCTCGCCGACCAATCCTATAACAGGGATCGTACTGAAATAATTGTCTTTCCTTAATTCAGTGACAAATTTCAGGGGCTCCAGATCAGGCATTGACAGGTCAACGATCATGACATCAGGGGGGTCTGAGTAGATAAAGCCCAGCTCCGTATAGATGTTTGAAAAAGTAGTGACGTGAAAGTCCCTGTTCAGCAGCCGGGGCCTGATTTGAGCGCACAGCTCGTGGTTCTTTGAGACCAATGCTACCTTACGCCTGGGGCTCACTCTTGGCCTGGATCTCCAAACTGAAATTTTTCGCTTCGATCAACTGGTCTTCAAAATCCTCTATGATATCTTTCAAAATCTCTTCATTTAAACCGAGCCTCTCCCACGCGACCGGCTGGATGCGCGGTACGAAGCCGTCCCCGCTGTAACCGAAGCCGCTGGCCTTGACGAGGACATCGGCGATATGCACGACCGCGGTCTTCACCTGCTGCGCGGATGATTTTTCAACATTATGGTGAAACGCGATCGGCTCTATGAGCTTTTCAGGCATGTTCCAGGTCCTTGCAAGCCACTGCCCGATCTCCGCGTGGTCGATCTCAAGCAGTTGCCGTTCGGCCTCTATCATTGAGAGTTCTTTTTCCTTGATCAGGGACAGGAGGTCATCGTACTCCTTTTCGAGCCTTATTTTTATGATCACCTTTCCGATGTCGTGCAAAAGAGCTGCAGTGGAAATCTCTTCCCATTCAGGGAGATTCAGTCTTCTCGCGATAATATTGGCGGCAACAGCGGTCCCCAGGGAATGCTCCCAGAGCCCTAAAATATTCTTTTCCATCATTTCAAAGATGGAACTGCTGATCGCAAGGCTTTTCACGACGTTTACCCCAAGCAGAATCAGCGCCTTGGAAACGGTCGAGATGCGGCCCGAGAAACCGTAAAAGGGAGAGTTGACGAGCTTTAAGACCTTCGCGGAGAGCACCTGGTCGGATGAGACAACCCTTGCCATTTCATTGACCGATACCTTGCCGTCCTCCGCAAGCGCTGTCAGTTTTGTAATAATGCCGGGGAGGGTCGGAAGTGATCGGGTGTCCTTTATGATGCGGCCTATCTCGGTCCTTCTATCCTGCATCCTCTTCTCCCATGGATTCAATGATATGCTGCCTGTAGAGTTCTTTTAATTTATCCATTAACGGATCGCCCGCGACCTTGCTGAAACGTATCTCCAGCGCTTTCAACATATCACCGGTAGTATTTTCGCCTTCGATCTTAATTGGGTGTCCCTCAACAAACACGGCCTGAATGCCCATCCTGTCCAAGCGGGCAATCAATGCTTCGGTCAGGGCGATCCCCTTGCCGCATACCGGCGGGCTTGAAGGGTCGTCATCAATCTTTCTGACATCTCTTGCCAGTACCATTGCGGGCGCGGCGAGGGAAAGAGGAATCTTCTGCATAAAAAATCTCCTGCTTCTTTTATCGGATTTGCAGGCAATAGACTTTAATAATTTCGGGGTTACTCTTTTTCATTGTCCAATATCCATTGGACAGCGCGGGTCAGGTCTTTTGCAACGTATGCGGCGCAGGTGCTTTCAGGCTGTGAAGGTGATAATAAAATTCCCCTGGCCCCGATTTTCCAGGCTAACTGCACGTCCAACTCCTTGTCCCCGATCACATAGGAAGACCTTAGAGTTGTCCCGTGCCTGAGCCTTGCCATAAGGGGCATCATCGGCTCAGGTTTCCTGCAGGGGCAATGCTGATCAGGATGATGAGGGCAGTAGTAGAAATTATCTATCCCAAGCTCCTTTTGCAGGAAGGCGCTTAATTCAATCACAAATTTTTCATCTACAATTCCCCTAACAATCCCCGACTGATTGGTTACGCCGATCAGTTTAAAGCCGGAGTCTTTCAATTTCTGCAAACTCTCTTTCGCATCAGGGGAAATTACCACCTCATCAAAGCTGTTTAAATAATTCTTGTCTTCAATGATTGTTCCATCGCGGTCAAGAAAGACGGCGCTGCGCATCGGGAGGACTTCTTTTAATGAGGCGAATACGTCATCTGCGGAAATCTCCGCCATGCACTTCAGATGTCCTTCAGGACATTCTCTTTCCATGCAAGGTGAGCAAGAAAGGTCTTTTACAATAATCCTGTGTCCCTCCCCGAAAGGGCCGGTTGTCATTTTGTTAGTTGACCCGAATATTGCGACAACCGGAACAAAAAGAGCGGCGGCCATGTGCATGGGGCCTGAGTCATTGGTTATGAATGCATCACATTCTGAGATTAATGAGGCGAGCTGCCGCAAGGTGGTTTTTCCCGCCATGTTGAGTAAGGACGATTTGCGAATCGCCCCTACAGATGAAACAATCTCATCCGCAATCTCAACCTCTGATTTACTGCCGAATATTATGACCCTTCCGTTTACTTCATCAATGGTCCTGCGTATCACCTCCGCGAATCTTTCAGGCATCCACCTTTTTGCAGAGCCGTAAGTTGCGCCGGGATTAATGCCGATTAAAAGCCGGGGATTGGGGGTTGGGGATTGGGGATTAAAAAACACATCTCTCGCCCATTGTCTTTCTTCATCGGAGAGATAAATGTAAGGATGTGTCTCTTTTGTTTCAATGCCGATGGCTTTAAGAATGTTCAGATAGTAGTAGACCTGATGCTGTGAGAGGATGTCTATTGTTACGGGTATGGCCTTTGTCAGAAGGAACCCGCGGCCGTCCCTTTTGTAGCCTATCCGTTTAGGTATTCCCGCAAGCCAGGTAATTAAAGCGGCGTCAAATGCATTTTGAAAAAGTATCGCGATATCGAATCTTTCCTGCCGCAGTCGTTTAGCCAGCTTTAATTTTCCCGCGATGCCTTTATAACCTTCATCGTAGAGAATGACCTCATTGATGTCAGGATTCTCTTTATATATCTCGGAGACCCACGGCTTGACGAGCAGGCTTATGCGGGCATCAGGATATGCGCGGCGTATGGCCCTGATAGAAGGGGTGGTGAGGACCGCGTCCCCGATCCAGTTTACCCCGCGTATCAAAATTTTCATGCTACTAATATATCATCTTCGGCGTTTGAAGTTACAACGGCTTGAAATTTCCGGACAGGATACATAATAATTACTGCACGGGATTTAAGAGGGGACAGGCTTGAATCCGCATTTAATAACCAAAAAACCACGGGGGGACAAATCATGTCAAAAAGCATTGTTGTATTCGCACTGGCAGTGTCTGTTCTTGCATCATATTTTACGCCCGCAGCCGCTTATTCATATTACGGTGAATGGGAAGCGGCGGCAACCTTAAGTGTCGCGCGCTATCAATTCACAGGCGGCGTTATTAACGGGAAGATTTATGTTTTCGGGGGGAGAGGTTCATCAAATCTCAGATCGGTAGAAATGTATAATCCTGAAACTGATAAATGGAGTTCCCAGGAGAGCAATCAAACTGCCGTTGCAGAACTGTCCGGCGCGGTGGTGAATGATAAGCTTTATGTCTTTGGCGCGCTCAGCGGAAGCCCTTCCGCAATTCTTAACTTTGTTCAAGAGTACGATCCTGCAACCGATGCCTGGACTTTGAAAGCGGCTAAACCTGCTGCCGTGTCCTCAGCCCCGGCAGTTGTCTACAAAGGAGAGATCTATCTCTTCGGCGGGAAAAGCAATACTGTTCCTGAAACTTATTCTGATGTGGTAGAGGCTTACAATCCTTCCACGGACACATGGCGTCTTGTTGCTCACATGCCGATGCTTATAAATAATATGGCGGTTTCAGTCGCGGGACCAAAAGCTTACCTTATCGGGGGCATTGATCACATTAGCAATAACGCAGTGGTTGAGGTCATTGCCTATGATTTCGATTCAGACACCTGGACTACTTCAGGCATGGGAGCGCTATCTTTACCGCGAGGATTTCCATGCAGCAGCTCTGCGCCGGTCCTCGACGGGAAAATACATCTCATCGGCGGCTGGACCGCCGCAAAGTGGACTGGCCTGGCCGGTGCGGATATTGTGCCAACCGGCGATTTTCAAATATATGATACGGCAACTAACACATTCAGCACTGAAATCCCTCTGCCTTACCCTACTGTCGATCATATGGCCGTGTTTTTAAATAATGCATTTTATGTAATCGGCGGTAAAGCAAAGGACATTGAGATTAATCGGACCAACTCAGTCTGGAAACTCGATCTGCCATGTAATGACAAAGACGGCGACGGATACGGTGATCCTGGAGGGGACAATTGCGTTAACGGCCCTACCGTTGACTGTAATGACAATGACCCGGAAATCAGCCCGGCGGCAAAAGAAGGCCCGTTTGGTAATGCAACATGCAGTGATTCAATTGACAATAATTGTGACGGCGTGACAGATGAAAGCGATTTGGGCTGCGCAGAGGTTACTGGCAATGAAAGTCCCGGTGATGCCGGGGAAACTGCGGGCACCGGAGAAAGCACAAGCGGCAAAGACGGAAGAAGTGCTCCTAATGAAGGCCCCGGTGATTGTTTTATAGCCACGGCAGCCTATGGCAGTTACCTTGCTGATGAAGTGATGGAGTTGCGAGAGTTCAGGGACAAACACCTTTTGACAAATCCGCTTGGGCGGGCCTTTGTGATAGATTTCTATTACAGATATTCCCCGCCCGCTGCGGATTATATTTCACAGCATAAATCATTAAAGGCGGTCACGAGAGTGATGCTCACACCGGTTGTTTATTCAATCAAATACCCGTTTTTAACAGCAAGCATTTTGACAATATGCGGATTAGCGACGTTCAGGAGACACAGAAAAAACCAAGGGTGAACAATGACTCAAAGTAGGTTATAATAATACAAGCTTTTCAAAAGCAGCATGTCATGAATGACGAAAAGACCAGAGAGCAACTCGAAAAAGAATTAGCAGGAATGCGCAGGCGCATTTCCGAGCTTGAAAGCGACCACAGGCGCGCCGATCAACTTATCCTCCAGTCAATACTGAATTGGGAGGAGACCTTCAACAACATCACCGACATGATCACCATCCATGACAAAGACTACAACATCATCCACGCCAACAAAGCGGCGGAGAAAATCCTCGGTCTGTCTTTCTTAAACGGCGCAAAGGCAAAATGCTATAAACATTACCACGGTGAAGGCTCGCCCCCAACAGGCTGCCCCAGCTGCCAATGCCTAAAGACAGGAGAGCCTGTTATCTTTGAAAGATATGAGCCCCATCTAAAAAGGTACGTTGAGATAAGGGCCATGCCGCAGTTCGATAACAGTAATCAACTCATTGGCCTGATCCATATTGTCAGGGACATCACTGAAAGAAAACAGATGGAAGAGGCGCTGCGAAGGGCGCATGACGAATTAGAGATGCGCGTCAATGAGCGGACAGCGGAGCTGATGAACGCCTCATCGGAGATAATGACGGCCAATGAAGAGATGCTGAATGAGATCGCGGTCCGAGTGAAGGTCGAAAAAGCTTTGCGCGAGAGCGAGAGTAAATTCAAAAAACTCTCGCAGGAATTCAACGTCCTCCTGGACGCTATCCCGGACAATATCGTCCTGCTTTCACCCGAGCTGAAAATAATGTGGGCCAACAAAGCCGCCTCCTCGGAGCTTAGCTATGACAAATCTCATTCACGCAGGCAGTACTGTTACAGGATGTGTTCCAATTTCTCATCCAACCAGAAGAGCTGTCCCACGCTGATGAGTTTTATAACCGGCAGGGAAGAGAACGGCCAGGTATCATCTCCGGACGGAAGGTTTTTAGACGTCAGGGCCTTTCCGATTGCGGACGAGTCGGGAAAGGTAAAAAGCGTTATTGAGGTTGCAAGAGATATAACCGTCAGGGTGCGCATGGAAGAAGAGTCCCGGCTGATCCAGGCAAAGCTTATCCACGCCAACAAGATGACGTCGCTTGGCACACTCGTCTCAGGCGTGGCGCATGAGATAAATAACCCCAACACATTTATCAAATCCAACGCGCAGTTCATTGCCAAGACATGGAAGGACGTAGGCCGAGTCCTTGAGAAATTCTCCAAAAAGAACGGAGATTTTCTTGCGGCGGGACTGCCTTATTCCGAGGTGCAAAGGCTCATGCCCGAGGTGATCAAAGGGATCGATGACGGCTCCGTAAGAATACAGGAGATAGTGAACAACCTGAGAAATTTTGCCAAACCCGAAAAGGCAAACCTGGACGGGAAGGTCAATGTTAATGACATTGTGGTTGCGGCCAAGACCATTCTCAATAATCACATCAATAAGTGCACGGCAAAGTTTCAATTGATCTGCGGCAAGAATATCCCGTCGGTCAGAGGCAGCTCCCAGCAGATAGAACAGGTAGTAATTAATCTTATAATGAACTCGCTGGAATCACTGAAAGACAAGAGCTGCGGGGTCCGCGTGTCCACCTCTTACAATAAAAAATCGAAGTATGTAATAATCAGGGTCAAAGACGAGGGCGTGGGAATGACGAGAGATACCCTTGAGCGCATCACCGAGCCTTTCTTTACCACCAAGCTAGAAAGGGGAGGCACGGGATTGGGGCTTTCGATCTCATATGCCATTATCAAAGAGCACAGAGGGACGCTGGAATTTGAATCCGAATACAGGAAGGGCACAACTGCAACCGTCAAGCTTCCCGTGTATAATATAAGACAAAAAACAAAACCCGTCAGCGCTTAGCCGTAAGCCATCAACAGGCTTAGCATTAACTGAGCGCTGATCTCTGAAGTCTGATTGCAAAAGGTGTAAGAATGAATAACTCAACTTCACCGATACTTCTGGTAGACGACGAGCAGCAAATACTGTTCGGCTACAGCCTTATGCTCAGAAGCGCCGGGATTGAAAATATCCTGACGGTCAAAGACAGCCGCAAGGTCCTCCCTCTCCTCGCAAAACAAAATGTCGCGGCGATAGTCCTTGATCTGGTCATGCCGCACGTCTCAGGCATGGACCTGCTCTCTAAGATAAAACTGGAATTCCCCCATATCCCCATCATTGTCATGACCGCGATCAATGAACTGGAAAAGGCCGTGGAATGCATGAAGGC
Coding sequences:
- a CDS encoding nucleotidyltransferase family protein, whose translation is MGQSKQLLPLKDKPMIRHCLDALISSGIKDIVVVLGSGDMRTVMAVKGLPVYIVFNNVPESDMAGSVRTGLKSVLNSSTGVLISLADQPLVSVETIKTLVAHHEEGPDKILIPQYETKKGHPVLLPKNLLEDIFPDGTLRDIIRKHSDRVILVPVTDEGVIIDVDTTEDYNRILKIVTNEPGLP
- a CDS encoding PAS domain-containing protein produces the protein MNDEKTREQLEKELAGMRRRISELESDHRRADQLILQSILNWEETFNNITDMITIHDKDYNIIHANKAAEKILGLSFLNGAKAKCYKHYHGEGSPPTGCPSCQCLKTGEPVIFERYEPHLKRYVEIRAMPQFDNSNQLIGLIHIVRDITERKQMEEALRRAHDELEMRVNERTAELMNASSEIMTANEEMLNEIAVRVKVEKALRESESKFKKLSQEFNVLLDAIPDNIVLLSPELKIMWANKAASSELSYDKSHSRRQYCYRMCSNFSSNQKSCPTLMSFITGREENGQVSSPDGRFLDVRAFPIADESGKVKSVIEVARDITVRVRMEEESRLIQAKLIHANKMTSLGTLVSGVAHEINNPNTFIKSNAQFIAKTWKDVGRVLEKFSKKNGDFLAAGLPYSEVQRLMPEVIKGIDDGSVRIQEIVNNLRNFAKPEKANLDGKVNVNDIVVAAKTILNNHINKCTAKFQLICGKNIPSVRGSSQQIEQVVINLIMNSLESLKDKSCGVRVSTSYNKKSKYVIIRVKDEGVGMTRDTLERITEPFFTTKLERGGTGLGLSISYAIIKEHRGTLEFESEYRKGTTATVKLPVYNIRQKTKPVSA
- the waaF gene encoding lipopolysaccharide heptosyltransferase II encodes the protein MKILIRGVNWIGDAVLTTPSIRAIRRAYPDARISLLVKPWVSEIYKENPDINEVILYDEGYKGIAGKLKLAKRLRQERFDIAILFQNAFDAALITWLAGIPKRIGYKRDGRGFLLTKAIPVTIDILSQHQVYYYLNILKAIGIETKETHPYIYLSDEERQWARDVFFNPQSPTPNPRLLIGINPGATYGSAKRWMPERFAEVIRRTIDEVNGRVIIFGSKSEVEIADEIVSSVGAIRKSSLLNMAGKTTLRQLASLISECDAFITNDSGPMHMAAALFVPVVAIFGSTNKMTTGPFGEGHRIIVKDLSCSPCMERECPEGHLKCMAEISADDVFASLKEVLPMRSAVFLDRDGTIIEDKNYLNSFDEVVISPDAKESLQKLKDSGFKLIGVTNQSGIVRGIVDEKFVIELSAFLQKELGIDNFYYCPHHPDQHCPCRKPEPMMPLMARLRHGTTLRSSYVIGDKELDVQLAWKIGARGILLSPSQPESTCAAYVAKDLTRAVQWILDNEKE
- a CDS encoding HDOD domain-containing protein — its product is MQDRRTEIGRIIKDTRSLPTLPGIITKLTALAEDGKVSVNEMARVVSSDQVLSAKVLKLVNSPFYGFSGRISTVSKALILLGVNVVKSLAISSSIFEMMEKNILGLWEHSLGTAVAANIIARRLNLPEWEEISTAALLHDIGKVIIKIRLEKEYDDLLSLIKEKELSMIEAERQLLEIDHAEIGQWLARTWNMPEKLIEPIAFHHNVEKSSAQQVKTAVVHIADVLVKASGFGYSGDGFVPRIQPVAWERLGLNEEILKDIIEDFEDQLIEAKNFSLEIQAKSEPQA
- a CDS encoding XdhC family protein, with translation MEIYEEIIRLKNEGRACVVATIVQCIGSSPQREGAKMLVRDDGSIMGTLGGGCIEAEVVQASLMALKNGAPQTIPFELTEKHGGLVCGGKVLVFIEPVIREPRLVILGAGHVGKALSAVARFSGFHVTVSDDREEHANRKNVPHAHDIVVHEFGSIFAKLDNDKNTYIVIATRGHNHDLDALRAALKTEACYVGLLGSRRKKALLFKTLRDEGHSEEAVSRIITPVGLSIGSVTPEEIAISIMAQIIQHRRENALSGLSDLSCSRLIKEDGPIETTPST